A window of Flavobacterium flavigenum contains these coding sequences:
- a CDS encoding ABC transporter ATP-binding protein encodes MKELSYLNKYFIKYKYSFSFGILITIIAQIFFLFTPKLVSQSFDTIEKFLKLSETDRKSSIIIGYYKQDLIHNVLLIIGSAIVAGFLTFLMRQTLIVMSRHIEFDLKNEVFNQYQKLSQNFYKQNRTGDLMNRISEDVSKVRMYVGPAVMYTINTFIRFAIVIIYMYNVSPLLTLYTLLPLPILSYCIFKLSSEINKRSTTFQQYLSKVSSFTQEIFSGIRVIKAYSLENQHQNNMIALSDESKSKSLSLARVQSLFGPLMIALIGISNLVVIYFGGVMYINGTIPNIGTIAEFILYVNMLTWPVASLGWVSSMVQEAEASQKRLNEFLKIEPEIKNNNPDSSDIQGSIAFENVSFTYEDTNIEALKNVTFSVKNGETLAILGKTGSGKSTILSLISRLYDVTEGKITIDGNEISTLNLNDLRNNIGIVPQDAFLFSDTIKNNIKFGNQNATDEQVIEAAKNAVVHDNIIAFNKQYDTILGERGITLSGGQKQRVSIARAIIKHPAILLFDDCLSAVDTETEETILNNLFEICKNKTTIIVSHRVSSAKNADKIIILEDGQIIQQGSHNQLINQEGYYSALYLKQLSEKELL; translated from the coding sequence ATGAAAGAATTAAGCTATTTAAACAAATATTTCATTAAGTACAAATACAGTTTTTCTTTTGGAATTTTAATCACTATAATCGCACAAATATTTTTCTTATTTACTCCAAAACTGGTTAGCCAGTCTTTTGATACAATTGAAAAATTCCTGAAATTATCTGAAACTGATCGGAAATCTTCAATAATTATTGGATATTACAAACAGGATTTAATCCATAATGTATTGTTAATCATAGGAAGTGCAATTGTTGCCGGATTTTTAACTTTTTTAATGCGCCAGACTTTAATTGTAATGTCGCGCCACATTGAATTTGATTTAAAAAATGAGGTTTTTAACCAATATCAAAAACTTTCCCAGAATTTCTACAAGCAAAACCGAACAGGGGATTTAATGAACCGTATTAGTGAAGACGTTTCAAAAGTTCGTATGTATGTTGGACCTGCAGTTATGTACACAATCAATACTTTTATACGTTTTGCCATTGTTATTATATATATGTATAATGTGTCCCCATTATTGACTTTATATACACTGCTACCACTACCTATTTTATCGTATTGTATTTTTAAACTGAGTTCTGAAATCAATAAACGCAGCACCACTTTTCAACAATATTTATCAAAAGTTTCCAGTTTTACTCAGGAAATATTTTCAGGTATCCGCGTCATCAAAGCTTATTCTTTAGAAAATCAACACCAGAACAACATGATTGCCTTGTCTGACGAAAGCAAAAGCAAAAGTTTAAGCCTGGCAAGAGTCCAGTCGCTGTTTGGCCCTTTGATGATTGCCCTTATCGGAATCAGTAATCTGGTGGTTATTTATTTTGGAGGTGTGATGTACATTAACGGAACGATTCCGAACATCGGAACTATCGCCGAATTTATTTTATACGTCAATATGCTTACCTGGCCAGTGGCTTCATTGGGATGGGTTTCATCAATGGTTCAGGAGGCAGAAGCTTCTCAAAAACGTTTAAATGAATTTTTGAAAATTGAGCCTGAAATCAAAAACAACAATCCTGATTCATCAGATATCCAAGGTTCAATTGCTTTTGAAAATGTTAGTTTTACTTATGAGGACACCAATATTGAGGCTTTAAAAAATGTGACTTTCTCAGTCAAAAATGGAGAAACACTGGCTATTTTAGGAAAAACTGGTTCCGGAAAATCAACTATATTATCTTTAATTTCACGTCTGTATGATGTTACCGAAGGAAAAATCACAATTGATGGCAATGAAATCAGTACTTTGAATCTGAATGACTTAAGAAATAACATCGGAATTGTGCCTCAGGATGCCTTTCTATTTTCGGATACTATTAAAAATAATATCAAATTTGGCAACCAGAATGCAACCGATGAACAAGTAATTGAGGCTGCAAAAAATGCAGTAGTCCACGATAACATCATTGCTTTCAATAAACAATACGACACTATTTTAGGAGAAAGAGGTATCACGCTTTCCGGTGGACAAAAACAGCGTGTTTCTATTGCCCGCGCAATTATTAAACACCCTGCCATTTTGCTTTTTGACGACTGTCTTTCAGCAGTTGACACGGAAACAGAAGAAACAATTCTGAACAATTTATTTGAAATCTGCAAAAACAAAACAACCATAATTGTTAGCCATCGTGTATCGTCTGCAAAAAATGCTGACAAAATTATTATCTTAGAAGATGGGCAAATCATTCAACAAGGTTCTCATAATCAATTAATAAATCAGGAAGGCTATTATTCAGCGTTATATTTAAAACAACTTTCGGAAAAAGAATTACTTTAA
- a CDS encoding Glu/Leu/Phe/Val family dehydrogenase, with protein sequence MDATFATGKELQKMDPVFGQLSFNDHEQIVFCNDKDTGLKAIIGIHNSVMGPALGGTRMWNYATEWEALNDVLRLSRGMTYKSAITGLNIGGGKAVIIGDAKTQKTPELMRKFGEFVHSLSGRYITAEDVGMETKDMDTVRDVTPYVTGISEERGGSGNPSPVTAYGVYLGMKAAAKSQFGSDVLEGKKVLVQGIGHVGETLVEYLTKVGAQVTITDINEEKLYQVAQKYNANIYTGEDLYTADVDIYAPCAMGATINEGTIEKIKAKVIAGAANNQLADENIHGARLQERGILYAPDFLINAGGIINVYAELAHYGKAEIMSKTENIYNTTLEIIDFAAKNGLTTHKAALTIAQNRIDQRKIENGKK encoded by the coding sequence ATGGATGCAACTTTCGCAACTGGAAAGGAACTTCAAAAAATGGACCCTGTTTTTGGTCAGTTATCTTTTAATGATCACGAACAAATTGTATTTTGCAATGACAAAGATACAGGTTTAAAAGCAATTATTGGTATTCACAATTCGGTTATGGGACCAGCTTTAGGAGGTACAAGAATGTGGAATTATGCTACTGAATGGGAAGCTCTAAACGATGTTTTGCGCCTTTCAAGAGGTATGACTTATAAATCTGCCATTACCGGACTAAATATTGGTGGCGGTAAAGCGGTTATTATTGGTGATGCTAAAACCCAGAAAACACCTGAGCTAATGCGTAAGTTTGGTGAATTTGTTCATTCTCTTAGCGGAAGATATATTACAGCTGAAGATGTTGGAATGGAAACAAAAGACATGGATACCGTTAGGGATGTTACACCTTATGTAACAGGAATCTCTGAAGAAAGAGGTGGTTCGGGAAATCCTTCTCCTGTTACAGCTTATGGCGTTTATTTAGGAATGAAGGCTGCTGCTAAAAGTCAGTTTGGTTCTGATGTTTTAGAAGGTAAAAAAGTTTTAGTTCAGGGAATCGGACACGTGGGTGAAACTTTGGTTGAATATTTGACTAAAGTAGGAGCACAGGTAACCATTACGGATATTAATGAAGAAAAATTATATCAGGTAGCTCAAAAGTATAATGCAAACATTTATACTGGCGAAGACTTATATACTGCAGATGTTGATATTTATGCACCATGTGCAATGGGGGCTACAATTAATGAAGGTACGATAGAAAAAATTAAGGCAAAAGTGATCGCCGGTGCTGCAAACAATCAGTTGGCAGATGAAAACATTCATGGAGCAAGATTACAGGAAAGAGGCATTTTATACGCTCCGGATTTCTTAATCAACGCAGGTGGAATTATTAATGTTTATGCAGAATTAGCACATTATGGTAAAGCTGAAATCATGAGCAAGACCGAAAATATCTACAATACAACTTTGGAAATTATCGATTTTGCAGCTAAAAATGGTTTAACAACACATAAAGCTGCTCTTACAATTGCTCAGAACCGCATCGATCAGAGAAAAATCGAGAACGGAAAAAAATAA
- the nusB gene encoding transcription antitermination factor NusB yields the protein MQSIYAMHQSGSDNLEKEEKFLFYSIDNIQDLYLIMLSSLIEICKKESVFLHLSSKKHLATAAERNPNEKFIKNKIFQLLAESNSLSIALENRKINNWSLNDDYILLLLNDIKASDLYAKYMSNNVNTFEEDRQFVIDLFENVIVPNEKLYEYLEDDKLTWVDDIPVVNTHIVKQLKAIKTEDPDDFRVPKLYKDVEDKDFAKDLFRRTVLNETVLAKEYDDKTPNWDSERIAEIDTIILKMAICEFLKFPSIPVKVTLNEYLEIAKEYSTPKSSIFINGILDNLVKELTANKKMIKVGRGLM from the coding sequence ATGCAATCCATTTATGCAATGCATCAAAGCGGTTCTGATAATCTGGAAAAAGAAGAAAAATTTCTTTTTTACAGCATAGATAATATTCAGGATTTATATTTAATAATGCTTTCTTCATTGATTGAGATTTGTAAAAAAGAGTCTGTTTTTTTACATCTTTCAAGTAAAAAACATCTTGCAACTGCTGCAGAACGTAATCCAAACGAAAAATTCATCAAAAACAAAATTTTTCAACTTTTGGCCGAAAGCAACTCTCTTAGCATTGCTTTAGAAAATCGTAAAATAAATAACTGGTCATTAAATGATGACTATATTTTATTGCTTTTAAATGATATTAAAGCAAGTGATCTGTATGCGAAATACATGAGTAACAATGTGAATACTTTTGAAGAAGACAGACAATTTGTAATAGATTTGTTTGAAAATGTTATTGTTCCAAATGAAAAGCTGTATGAGTATCTGGAAGACGATAAATTAACATGGGTTGATGATATTCCAGTTGTAAATACACATATCGTAAAACAGTTAAAAGCAATTAAAACAGAAGATCCGGATGATTTCAGGGTTCCGAAATTGTATAAAGATGTTGAAGATAAGGATTTTGCAAAAGATTTATTCAGACGTACCGTTTTAAATGAAACCGTTTTAGCAAAAGAATACGATGATAAAACACCAAACTGGGATAGCGAAAGAATTGCAGAAATTGATACAATTATTCTGAAAATGGCTATTTGCGAATTTTTGAAATTCCCTTCAATTCCGGTAAAAGTAACGCTGAACGAATATTTAGAAATTGCAAAAGAGTATTCTACACCAAAAAGCAGTATTTTTATCAACGGAATTTTAGATAATCTTGTAAAAGAACTTACTGCTAATAAAAAGATGATTAAGGTTGGAAGAGGGTTGATGTAA
- the yajC gene encoding preprotein translocase subunit YajC, with amino-acid sequence MGGQLTQFAPFLLMFVVIYFFMIRPQQKRAKNEKEFESSLKVGDKIVTKSGFHGKIAELAETTVVIETMSGKLKLERSAISMEMSAALNAKKA; translated from the coding sequence ATGGGAGGACAATTAACGCAATTTGCGCCATTTCTTTTAATGTTTGTGGTAATCTATTTCTTTATGATCAGACCGCAGCAAAAAAGAGCAAAAAACGAAAAAGAATTTGAAAGCAGCCTGAAAGTAGGTGACAAAATAGTGACAAAAAGTGGTTTTCACGGTAAAATTGCTGAATTAGCTGAAACTACTGTTGTAATCGAAACAATGTCTGGAAAATTAAAATTAGAGCGTTCTGCAATCTCAATGGAAATGAGCGCTGCTTTGAATGCTAAAAAGGCTTAA
- the pepT gene encoding peptidase T produces MQHIIDRFISYVTIDTESDPNSQTTPSTAKQWNLANKLVEELKAIGLEDVTIDDKAYIMATLPSNVDYEVPTIGFVSHFDTSPDFSGANVKPQIVENYDGKDIVLNAEKNIVLSPNYFKDLLLYKGQTIITTDGTTLLGADDKAGITEIVSAMEYLIQHPEIKHGKIRIGFTPDEEIGRGAHHFDVEKFGAQWAYTMDGSQIGELEYENFNAAGAKITFKGKSVHPGYAKGKMINSMLIANDFINELPKGETPQETKGYEGFFHVHHIKGNIEETVLELIIRDHNKSKFEKRKALIEKIAKKFNKKFAKQYGEDIVIAEIKDQYYNMKEKVLPVKHIVDIAEKAMRELNIKPIIKPIRGGTDGSQLSFMGLPCPNIFAGGHNFHGKYEYVPAESIQKATDVIVKIAELTAIPEIFDAPKKSKKRG; encoded by the coding sequence ATGCAACATATCATAGATCGCTTTATCAGTTATGTAACAATTGACACCGAATCGGATCCAAATTCACAAACAACACCAAGTACAGCAAAACAATGGAACCTTGCTAATAAATTAGTGGAAGAGCTAAAAGCAATTGGCCTTGAAGATGTAACGATTGATGACAAAGCCTACATCATGGCAACGCTTCCGAGCAATGTTGATTATGAAGTCCCAACCATTGGATTTGTTTCACATTTTGACACTTCACCGGATTTTAGCGGAGCGAATGTAAAACCTCAAATCGTTGAGAATTATGACGGAAAAGATATCGTTCTGAATGCTGAGAAAAATATCGTTTTGTCGCCGAATTATTTCAAGGATTTATTATTATATAAAGGTCAGACCATTATCACAACTGACGGAACAACTTTGTTAGGAGCCGATGATAAAGCCGGAATTACTGAAATCGTTTCGGCAATGGAATATTTAATTCAGCATCCGGAAATCAAACACGGGAAAATCAGAATTGGTTTTACGCCGGATGAAGAAATCGGTCGTGGAGCGCATCATTTTGATGTTGAAAAATTTGGAGCACAATGGGCTTACACGATGGACGGAAGCCAGATTGGTGAACTGGAATATGAAAACTTCAATGCAGCCGGAGCTAAAATTACTTTCAAAGGAAAAAGTGTTCATCCCGGTTATGCCAAAGGAAAAATGATCAATTCGATGCTGATTGCAAATGATTTTATCAATGAACTTCCAAAAGGAGAAACACCTCAGGAAACTAAAGGTTACGAAGGTTTTTTCCACGTTCATCATATAAAAGGAAACATTGAAGAAACTGTTTTAGAATTGATTATACGTGATCATAATAAGAGTAAGTTTGAAAAACGCAAAGCTTTAATTGAAAAAATTGCTAAAAAATTCAACAAAAAATTTGCGAAGCAATATGGCGAAGATATTGTGATTGCCGAAATTAAAGACCAGTATTACAATATGAAGGAAAAAGTGCTTCCGGTAAAACATATTGTAGATATTGCCGAAAAAGCAATGCGCGAATTAAACATAAAACCAATTATAAAACCTATTCGAGGTGGTACGGACGGATCTCAACTTTCATTTATGGGATTGCCTTGTCCTAATATTTTTGCGGGCGGCCATAATTTCCATGGAAAATATGAATATGTTCCTGCAGAAAGTATCCAGAAGGCAACTGATGTTATTGTGAAAATTGCTGAATTAACAGCAATTCCGGAAATTTTTGATGCTCCTAAAAAGAGTAAAAAAAGAGGATAA
- a CDS encoding formylglycine-generating enzyme family protein: protein MKNKTFWLFSTTTIFVISIAFGYTKLANIPKKETAQECHETPHKSESEFKPTIENKNKPTGKTPKGMVWVPGGEFSMGSNVEDESLCSIKGVTKDAAPIHRVYVDGYYMDENEVTNEEFEKFVKATGYVTVAEQKPTKEEFPSANDEDLIAGSAVFTPTPSAINLNNFLQWWRYQPGADWRHPEGPRSSIKGKEKYPVVHVVYEDAQAYAKWAGKRLPTEAEWEFAARGGKTGNLYAWGNNLKPDGKFQANIYQGQFPIKDGDTGEDGFKGIAPVKQYAPNAYGLYDMAGNVWEWVHDWYSVNYYKSLAESGKTVRNPQGPDAYYDPNDTSEVKRVHRGGSFLCTDQYCTRYMVGTRGKGEIRSAANHVGFRCVKSK, encoded by the coding sequence ATGAAAAATAAAACCTTTTGGTTATTCAGCACCACTACAATCTTCGTTATTTCAATAGCATTTGGTTATACAAAATTAGCCAATATACCAAAAAAAGAAACTGCACAGGAATGCCATGAAACCCCGCATAAATCTGAAAGTGAGTTTAAGCCTACTATAGAAAACAAAAACAAACCAACAGGAAAAACACCGAAAGGGATGGTATGGGTTCCTGGAGGGGAATTTTCAATGGGATCAAATGTTGAGGATGAAAGTTTATGCAGTATAAAAGGCGTTACAAAAGACGCTGCTCCTATTCATCGTGTGTATGTTGACGGCTATTATATGGATGAAAACGAAGTAACAAACGAAGAATTTGAAAAATTTGTAAAAGCAACCGGTTATGTAACAGTCGCCGAACAAAAGCCAACAAAAGAAGAATTTCCATCAGCAAATGATGAAGATTTAATTGCAGGCTCTGCTGTCTTTACCCCTACACCATCTGCCATTAATCTGAATAATTTTCTACAGTGGTGGCGTTACCAACCAGGCGCTGACTGGAGACATCCGGAAGGACCGCGAAGTTCTATTAAAGGAAAAGAAAAATATCCAGTAGTTCATGTTGTTTATGAAGATGCTCAAGCTTACGCAAAATGGGCAGGAAAAAGACTTCCGACAGAGGCTGAGTGGGAATTTGCAGCCCGCGGCGGAAAAACCGGAAATCTGTATGCCTGGGGAAATAATTTAAAACCTGACGGAAAATTTCAGGCGAATATTTATCAGGGACAATTCCCTATAAAGGACGGCGATACTGGTGAAGATGGCTTTAAAGGAATTGCGCCTGTAAAACAATACGCTCCAAATGCTTATGGTTTGTATGATATGGCCGGAAATGTCTGGGAATGGGTTCATGACTGGTATAGTGTAAATTATTATAAATCATTAGCAGAAAGCGGAAAAACCGTAAGAAATCCACAAGGGCCTGATGCTTATTACGACCCTAACGACACATCAGAAGTAAAAAGAGTACATCGAGGCGGTTCGTTTTTATGCACAGATCAATATTGCACCCGATACATGGTAGGAACAAGAGGAAAAGGCGAAATCAGATCTGCAGCTAATCATGTAGGTTTTAGATGCGTAAAAAGCAAATAA
- a CDS encoding quinone-dependent dihydroorotate dehydrogenase yields the protein MYKLIIRPILFCFDPEEVHYFTFSFVKFISKIPGVSSIIKSIYEVKDSRLEREVFGIKFKNPVGLAAGFDKDAKLYKELGDFGFGFIEIGTVTPVGQEGNPKKRLFRLKEDQAIINRMGFNNGGVLEAVERLKKNSGVLIGGNIGKNKVTDNEDAVKDYIICFDALFNHVDYFVVNVSSPNTPNLRALQDKEPLTALLQTLQDRNVEKQKASTQKVKPILLKIAPDLTDEQLLDIIDIVKTTQIAGVIATNTTISREGLQSANQTEMGGLSGKPLTKRSTEVIRFLSEKSNKAFPIIGVGGIHSADDAIEKLNAGASLVQLYTGFIYEGPSLIKAINKKVLQQL from the coding sequence ATGTATAAATTGATAATCCGCCCGATACTTTTTTGTTTTGATCCCGAAGAAGTTCATTACTTTACTTTTTCATTTGTAAAATTCATTTCAAAAATCCCGGGAGTTTCATCAATTATCAAATCAATTTACGAAGTAAAAGATTCCAGATTGGAAAGAGAAGTTTTCGGAATTAAATTCAAAAATCCGGTTGGACTTGCCGCGGGATTTGATAAAGATGCCAAACTTTATAAAGAACTTGGGGATTTCGGTTTTGGTTTTATCGAAATTGGAACTGTAACACCGGTTGGACAGGAAGGCAATCCAAAGAAACGTTTATTTCGATTAAAAGAAGACCAGGCGATTATTAACAGAATGGGGTTCAATAATGGCGGGGTTCTGGAAGCTGTTGAGCGTCTGAAAAAGAATTCTGGAGTTTTGATTGGAGGGAACATCGGAAAAAATAAAGTGACGGATAATGAAGATGCTGTTAAGGATTATATCATTTGTTTTGATGCACTTTTTAATCACGTAGATTATTTCGTGGTTAATGTAAGTTCGCCAAACACCCCAAATTTAAGGGCTTTACAAGATAAAGAACCTTTAACGGCTTTGCTTCAGACATTACAAGACAGAAATGTAGAAAAGCAAAAAGCAAGTACTCAAAAAGTAAAACCAATTCTTTTAAAAATTGCTCCGGACTTAACAGATGAGCAATTATTGGATATTATTGATATTGTAAAAACAACTCAGATTGCAGGTGTAATTGCTACAAATACGACGATTTCAAGAGAAGGTTTACAATCTGCCAATCAAACTGAAATGGGAGGTTTGTCAGGCAAACCACTTACAAAACGTTCTACAGAAGTGATTCGTTTCCTTTCTGAAAAAAGTAATAAAGCTTTCCCTATTATTGGAGTAGGAGGAATACATTCCGCCGATGATGCTATCGAAAAACTAAATGCAGGTGCAAGTTTGGTACAATTGTACACAGGTTTTATTTATGAAGGGCCGTCTTTGATAAAAGCAATCAATAAAAAAGTTTTACAGCAGTTGTAA
- a CDS encoding DUF3307 domain-containing protein yields the protein MILFIKLLLAHLLGDFIWQPNSWVIHKEANKHKSIYLYLHILLHGFLAVIVVGEISFIPYAVLIAVTHGIIDLIKLNFQKNKTKRTWFVVDQIAHLLILIGVVLLYQNDNLSFLWFDNRFWILITGIILVTKPSSIFIKTIISIWSPESQNSHQDNSLANAGNYIGILERLFVVCFILTGHFEAIGFLLAAKSIFRFGDLKEAKDRKLTEYVMIGTLISFGIAILIGLIMQSLLLQLL from the coding sequence ATGATTTTATTTATAAAACTGCTTTTGGCACATTTGTTAGGCGATTTTATCTGGCAGCCGAATTCATGGGTAATACATAAAGAAGCTAATAAGCATAAAAGCATTTATTTATACCTTCATATTTTGCTTCACGGATTTTTGGCCGTAATAGTAGTCGGAGAAATCAGTTTTATACCTTATGCTGTTTTAATTGCTGTTACACACGGGATAATAGACTTAATTAAATTGAATTTTCAGAAAAACAAAACCAAACGTACCTGGTTTGTTGTTGATCAAATAGCACATCTATTAATTCTAATTGGCGTTGTGCTTCTTTATCAAAACGACAACTTAAGCTTTCTTTGGTTTGATAATCGATTCTGGATACTGATAACCGGAATAATACTGGTAACTAAACCCTCTTCCATTTTCATAAAAACCATTATTTCAATCTGGAGCCCGGAAAGTCAAAACAGTCATCAGGACAATTCACTTGCCAATGCTGGAAATTACATTGGCATTCTGGAACGTTTATTTGTAGTTTGCTTTATTTTGACCGGCCATTTTGAGGCTATTGGATTTTTACTGGCAGCCAAATCCATTTTCAGGTTTGGTGATTTAAAAGAAGCCAAAGACCGAAAACTTACCGAATACGTAATGATCGGAACTTTAATCAGTTTTGGAATTGCAATACTAATTGGTTTGATTATGCAGTCACTTCTTTTACAACTGCTGTAA
- a CDS encoding hydroxymethylglutaryl-CoA lyase, with product MNKEIKIIECPRDAMQGIKTFIPTKNKVSYIQALLRVGFDTIDFGSFVSPKAIPQMQDTAEVLSQLDLSQTTSKLLSIIANTQGAETASGHEAIQYLGFPFSISENFQMRNTHKTISQSLVTLEEILEIADKKNKEVVTYLSMGFGNPYGDPWNVEIVGEWTEKLAKMGVKILSLSDTVGSSTPEVITYLFSHLIPKYPQIEFGAHLHTTPGSWFEKIDAAHKAGCTRFDGAIQGFGGCPMATDKLTGNMPTEKLISYFTANKKITGLNSLSFESAYNEASKLFGKFH from the coding sequence TTGAATAAAGAAATCAAAATCATTGAATGTCCACGTGATGCCATGCAAGGTATCAAAACCTTTATTCCAACTAAAAATAAAGTTTCGTATATACAAGCTTTACTGAGGGTAGGTTTTGATACTATAGATTTTGGAAGTTTTGTATCACCCAAAGCCATTCCACAAATGCAGGATACAGCAGAGGTTTTATCACAGCTTGATTTATCTCAGACAACCAGCAAGCTTTTGTCGATTATAGCGAATACACAAGGTGCAGAAACAGCCTCAGGACATGAAGCTATTCAATATTTAGGGTTTCCTTTTTCGATTTCTGAGAATTTCCAAATGCGAAATACGCATAAAACCATTTCACAGTCTTTGGTTACTCTCGAAGAGATTCTTGAAATAGCAGATAAAAAAAATAAAGAAGTCGTTACTTATCTTTCTATGGGTTTTGGAAATCCTTATGGAGACCCCTGGAATGTTGAAATAGTAGGAGAGTGGACAGAAAAATTAGCTAAAATGGGGGTGAAAATCCTGTCGCTTTCTGATACTGTTGGAAGCTCAACGCCGGAAGTAATTACCTATCTTTTTTCACATTTAATCCCGAAGTATCCTCAAATAGAGTTTGGTGCGCACCTGCATACAACGCCAGGCAGCTGGTTCGAAAAAATAGATGCTGCACACAAAGCGGGCTGTACACGTTTTGACGGTGCCATTCAGGGATTTGGCGGATGCCCTATGGCAACGGATAAACTGACCGGTAATATGCCTACTGAAAAACTTATTTCTTATTTTACAGCGAATAAAAAAATTACCGGTTTAAATTCCTTAAGTTTCGAAAGTGCCTATAACGAAGCTTCAAAGCTATTTGGTAAATTCCATTAA
- the guaB gene encoding IMP dehydrogenase, protein MIAHNSKIIGEGLTYDDVLLVPNYSNVLPREVSIKSKFSRNITLNVPIVSAAMDTVTESAMAIAMAQEGGIGVLHKNMTIEQQAAKVRKVKRAEAGMILDPVTLPMNSTIADAKAAMKEFGIGGIPIVDENRILKGIVTNRDLRFEKNSSRPIEEVMTSTNLVTVAEGTSLEQAEVVLQGHKIEKLPVVNAKNELVGLITFRDITKLTQKPIANKDTFGRLRVAAAIGVTGDAVERAAALVAAGVDAIIIDTAHGHTEGVVNTLKEVKSKFPQIDVIVGNIATPEAAKYLVENGADGVKVGIGPGSICTTRIVAGVGFPQFSAVLEVAAAIKGTGVPVIADGGIRYTGDIPKAIAAGADCVMLGSLLAGTKESPGETIIFEGRKFKSYRGMGSVEAMQTGSKDRYFQDVEDDVKKLVPEGIVGRVPYKGELNESMLQFIGGLRAGMGYCGSKDIPTLQETGRFVRITSSGINESHPHNVTITKEAPNYSR, encoded by the coding sequence ATGATAGCACACAACTCTAAGATCATCGGCGAAGGTTTAACTTACGATGATGTACTATTAGTACCAAACTACTCTAATGTGCTTCCACGCGAAGTGAGTATCAAATCAAAATTTTCAAGAAATATCACATTAAACGTTCCAATCGTATCTGCTGCTATGGATACAGTGACTGAAAGTGCAATGGCAATCGCTATGGCGCAGGAGGGCGGAATTGGAGTTTTGCATAAAAATATGACCATTGAGCAGCAAGCTGCCAAGGTTAGAAAAGTGAAGCGTGCTGAGGCAGGAATGATCTTAGATCCGGTAACATTGCCAATGAATTCAACAATTGCAGATGCAAAAGCTGCCATGAAAGAATTCGGAATTGGAGGTATTCCAATCGTTGACGAAAACAGAATCCTAAAAGGAATCGTTACCAACCGCGACTTGCGTTTCGAAAAAAACAGCTCAAGACCTATCGAAGAGGTTATGACAAGTACGAATCTTGTTACTGTTGCTGAAGGAACTTCATTAGAACAGGCTGAGGTTGTTTTGCAGGGGCATAAAATCGAAAAATTGCCGGTTGTAAATGCTAAAAACGAATTAGTGGGTTTAATTACCTTTAGAGATATAACAAAACTGACGCAAAAACCAATTGCTAATAAAGATACATTTGGTCGTTTGAGAGTTGCCGCTGCTATTGGGGTAACCGGTGATGCTGTAGAAAGAGCAGCTGCATTAGTTGCGGCTGGTGTAGATGCGATCATAATTGATACAGCTCACGGACATACTGAAGGTGTTGTAAATACATTGAAAGAAGTAAAATCAAAATTCCCGCAAATAGATGTTATTGTTGGAAACATCGCAACTCCCGAAGCAGCTAAATATTTAGTAGAAAACGGTGCAGATGGTGTAAAAGTAGGAATTGGACCTGGTTCTATTTGTACAACCCGTATTGTTGCAGGTGTTGGTTTCCCACAGTTTTCAGCAGTTCTTGAAGTAGCTGCCGCTATCAAAGGAACCGGAGTTCCGGTTATTGCAGATGGTGGAATCCGTTATACAGGAGATATTCCTAAGGCTATCGCAGCCGGTGCTGACTGCGTAATGTTAGGTTCATTGCTGGCAGGAACAAAAGAATCACCGGGTGAAACGATTATCTTTGAAGGAAGAAAATTCAAATCATACCGCGGAATGGGTTCTGTTGAGGCTATGCAGACAGGTTCTAAAGACCGATATTTCCAGGATGTTGAAGACGACGTTAAAAAATTAGTTCCGGAAGGAATTGTAGGTCGTGTTCCGTACAAAGGAGAATTAAACGAAAGTATGCTTCAATTCATTGGAGGTCTTCGTGCCGGAATGGGATACTGCGGATCAAAAGATATTCCTACGTTACAGGAAACTGGACGTTTTGTCAGAATCACTTCAAGCGGGATTAATGAAAGTCATCCACACAACGTAACCATTACAAAAGAAGCTCCAAATTATTCCAGATAA